The following proteins come from a genomic window of Mucinivorans hirudinis:
- a CDS encoding Transcriptional regulator has product MPLSKDPGRGGTNADGTHSEKYCGYCYLSGEFTYKTDNVKEFQEHCRQMMRQKGMNPLVAWLFSRGYARLERWKR; this is encoded by the coding sequence ATGCCGCTCTCGAAAGACCCGGGCAGAGGTGGAACAAATGCCGACGGAACTCACAGCGAGAAATATTGTGGTTACTGCTACCTCTCAGGTGAGTTTACCTATAAGACCGACAATGTAAAAGAGTTTCAGGAACATTGCCGCCAAATGATGCGCCAAAAGGGGATGAATCCATTGGTTGCGTGGCTCTTCTCGCGAGGCTACGCGCGCTTGGAGCGGTGGAAGAGGTAA
- a CDS encoding Hydroxyacylglutathione hydrolase, translating to MIKIATLTFNPFGENSYVIYDEKGECLIVDAGCYTENEQRTLKNFIEKNGLKPVMALNTHAHIDHVCGVEFVKREWSIPFALHRDDRAIMEMVPLYASSMGFNISSVPTIEIDLAEQAEIKLGETLVRIIHTPGHTPGGVCIHLPSENILITGDTLFRESIGRTDLPGGDYEQLMNSILEKIVSLGDCDFFPGHGGKSTIAHELMFNPFISEVLQGEVNYKSNEN from the coding sequence ATGATTAAGATTGCAACGCTCACATTCAACCCCTTTGGTGAGAACAGTTATGTAATTTACGACGAAAAGGGTGAATGCCTTATCGTAGATGCGGGTTGTTACACGGAAAATGAGCAGCGTACACTAAAAAATTTTATTGAAAAGAATGGTTTGAAGCCAGTTATGGCTCTCAATACCCACGCACATATCGACCACGTGTGCGGCGTGGAGTTCGTAAAACGCGAGTGGAGCATTCCTTTTGCCCTCCACCGAGACGATAGGGCGATTATGGAGATGGTGCCACTCTATGCCTCCTCTATGGGATTTAATATCAGCTCGGTGCCGACTATCGAAATTGATTTGGCGGAGCAGGCTGAGATTAAGTTAGGAGAGACCCTTGTACGAATTATCCACACGCCCGGGCACACGCCCGGCGGAGTGTGCATACATTTACCTTCCGAAAATATCCTTATCACCGGTGACACCCTCTTTCGCGAGAGCATCGGGCGTACCGACCTGCCCGGTGGAGATTATGAGCAGTTGATGAATAGCATTCTGGAAAAAATCGTATCCTTGGGCGATTGCGACTTCTTCCCCGGACACGGCGGCAAGAGCACCATTGCGCACGAGTTGATGTTCAACCCCTTCATTTCGGAGGTGTTGCAGGGCGAAGTAAACTACAAATCGAATGAGAATTGA
- a CDS encoding putative inner membrane protein, with product MSMYVIDEETNSISKIRKCSFKDLNYGEREHLQEWIAKEPNSLGEELLIIQKEFSGFSETNERLDLLALDKFGNLVIIENKLDDSGTDVTWQVIKYASYCSNLSKQEIIQIYQKYLGYVGVAEEKLSEFFNKDISEIELNKGANSQRLFLVAANFRKEVTSSVIWLLNYNLRIKCFKVTPYKLQEKIFLNFEQIIPMLDAGDYTIRMTTKKQEETQEEEIIKQSQIVRQKFWTAFLVYANGRSNLFINNSYSSENWLAKGIGLSGVNLNLVISKKSCRTEIYISIGSKELNKKVFDLFFVKKDEIETAFGDELIWERKDDKISCRIKSEIELNCYEEDNWNEAFDFLINTSQRLDTAIKKTITEISKVIKQF from the coding sequence ATGTCTATGTATGTTATCGATGAAGAGACCAATAGTATCTCGAAAATACGCAAATGTTCTTTCAAAGACTTAAACTATGGTGAAAGGGAACATTTACAGGAATGGATAGCTAAAGAACCAAATTCACTCGGTGAAGAATTGCTGATAATACAAAAAGAGTTCAGCGGTTTCAGTGAAACTAACGAAAGACTTGATTTATTGGCATTAGATAAATTTGGTAATCTCGTTATTATTGAGAACAAACTTGACGATTCAGGTACAGATGTGACTTGGCAAGTTATCAAGTACGCTTCGTATTGTTCAAATCTATCAAAGCAAGAAATAATTCAGATATATCAAAAATATCTCGGTTACGTTGGAGTTGCTGAAGAAAAATTGTCGGAATTTTTCAATAAAGATATATCAGAAATAGAATTAAATAAAGGCGCAAATTCTCAAAGACTTTTCTTGGTTGCAGCAAATTTCAGAAAAGAGGTAACGTCATCGGTAATTTGGTTGTTAAATTATAATCTTCGGATTAAATGTTTCAAAGTAACTCCATATAAGCTACAAGAAAAGATATTTCTTAACTTTGAGCAAATTATTCCAATGTTAGATGCGGGTGACTACACTATCAGAATGACAACAAAAAAGCAAGAAGAGACACAAGAGGAAGAGATAATAAAGCAGTCGCAAATTGTTAGACAAAAGTTTTGGACTGCATTTTTGGTTTATGCAAATGGACGCTCCAATCTATTTATTAACAATTCGTACTCTTCTGAAAATTGGCTGGCAAAAGGGATTGGGTTATCAGGCGTAAATCTAAATCTTGTTATCAGTAAAAAAAGTTGTAGAACTGAAATTTACATCAGCATTGGTTCTAAAGAGTTGAATAAAAAAGTCTTTGATCTTTTTTTTGTGAAAAAAGATGAAATTGAAACTGCTTTTGGGGACGAATTAATATGGGAAAGAAAAGATGATAAAATTAGTTGTAGAATAAAGTCGGAAATAGAACTCAATTGCTATGAGGAAGATAACTGGAATGAAGCATTTGATTTTCTAATTAACACATCTCAACGACTTGACACGGCAATAAAAAAAACTATTACAGAAATTTCGAAGGTGATAAAACAATTTTAG
- a CDS encoding V-type ATP synthase subunit C: protein MQKMNNEYYCLVAGLAEYSYADKRGKIDIEAIRTEINEVLSAQDKKALELLYLYYDIENVVNILNNSKLPFNVLGNLTRVQVEEEISAFETDDEPFESLLPPPLRLTLDRYLGRYVAEDDELNFDKSLLEKSLHADYFLLCSTIKCDFLRKWCEYDRIIRNIIAVRRAAQLEKEPIMVGELEDEREFEYYSELISVLETRDFVERETKMDMLRLTIAEGLSEHNYFDINMLLAYLVKLNILFRWSSLDKKVGEERFRAIVKGFTDSAQINI, encoded by the coding sequence GTGCAAAAGATGAATAATGAATATTACTGTCTCGTTGCGGGGCTTGCCGAGTATAGTTATGCCGACAAGAGAGGCAAAATTGACATCGAGGCTATTCGCACGGAAATCAACGAGGTGCTTTCTGCTCAGGATAAGAAAGCACTCGAGTTGTTGTATCTCTACTACGACATTGAGAATGTTGTCAACATCCTTAATAACAGCAAATTGCCTTTCAATGTATTGGGTAATTTGACAAGGGTGCAGGTAGAGGAGGAGATTTCTGCATTCGAGACTGACGATGAACCGTTTGAGTCCTTGCTGCCGCCACCGCTCCGCCTGACCTTGGATAGATACTTGGGCAGATATGTGGCTGAGGATGACGAGCTAAATTTCGATAAATCGTTGTTGGAGAAATCACTCCACGCCGACTACTTCTTGTTGTGTAGTACGATAAAGTGCGATTTCCTCAGAAAATGGTGTGAGTATGACCGTATCATCCGCAATATTATTGCAGTGCGCCGTGCAGCTCAGCTCGAAAAAGAGCCTATTATGGTGGGCGAATTGGAGGATGAGCGTGAATTTGAATACTACTCTGAGCTGATTTCGGTGTTGGAGACGCGCGATTTTGTGGAGCGTGAGACCAAAATGGATATGCTTCGCTTGACCATTGCAGAGGGATTGTCGGAGCATAACTACTTTGATATAAATATGTTGCTGGCGTATTTGGTGAAACTTAATATTCTCTTCCGTTGGTCGTCCTTAGACAAAAAGGTTGGCGAGGAGCGTTTCCGTGCCATTGTGAAGGGTTTTACGGACAGTGCCCAGATAAATATATAG
- a CDS encoding V-type ATP synthase subunit A, protein MKTTGEVVGIIANLVTVKANGAVAQNEICFITLRSGVRLMAEVIKITGEKVFVQVFESTRGLSIGAPVEFEGYMLNATLGPGILKRIYDGLQSDLQAMEGVFLQRGLYNDPLDMSSEWEFTPTAQAGDKVQAGDWLGWVPEGWLEHKIMVPFAFKGEYRIKSIVEKGVCKITDTVAVLVDNSGEEHNVTMIQKWPVKIPITAYKDKPRPMRTMEVGMRAIDTFNPIAEGGTGFIPGPFGAGKTVLQHAISKQADAQVIIIAACGERANEVVETFVEFPELDDPRTGRKLMERTVIIANTSNMPVSAREASVYTAMTIGEYYRAMGYKVLLLADSTSRWAQALREMSNRLEELPGQDAFPMDLPAIISAFYARAGFVYLNNGQSGSVTFIGTVSPAGGNLKEPVTEATKKAARCFYALSQQRADSKRYPAIDPLDSYSKYLEYPEIIEYLGEKFGSDWVGKVNAAKTIVQRGKEAYEQINILGDDGVPVEYHDRYWKSELIDFIILQQDSFDKTDSNCPMSRQVYMFDLVMGICNMGFRFSNFEEVVSYYKNLINSLRQMNYSPFESEEFNKYLAQTKAILAEKE, encoded by the coding sequence ATGAAAACAACAGGTGAAGTTGTGGGTATCATCGCTAACCTTGTAACGGTCAAGGCAAACGGGGCGGTGGCGCAAAACGAAATATGTTTTATCACTTTGCGCTCGGGCGTGAGGTTGATGGCAGAGGTTATCAAAATTACCGGAGAAAAGGTTTTTGTTCAGGTCTTTGAATCTACTCGTGGATTGAGCATTGGTGCACCCGTTGAATTTGAGGGATATATGCTCAATGCAACCCTGGGTCCGGGTATCCTCAAACGTATCTATGACGGACTGCAGAGCGATTTACAGGCAATGGAAGGTGTGTTTTTGCAAAGAGGGCTTTACAACGACCCACTGGATATGAGCAGCGAATGGGAATTTACGCCGACAGCTCAGGCGGGCGATAAGGTGCAGGCGGGCGATTGGCTCGGCTGGGTGCCCGAAGGGTGGCTCGAACATAAAATTATGGTGCCCTTTGCCTTTAAGGGCGAGTATCGGATTAAATCGATAGTCGAAAAGGGGGTCTGTAAAATTACGGATACTGTGGCTGTTCTTGTGGATAATAGTGGTGAAGAACACAATGTTACGATGATTCAGAAGTGGCCTGTGAAGATTCCCATTACCGCATATAAGGATAAGCCGCGCCCAATGCGTACAATGGAGGTGGGAATGCGAGCTATAGACACATTTAACCCCATTGCCGAGGGTGGCACGGGATTTATTCCCGGTCCTTTCGGTGCTGGAAAGACAGTATTGCAGCACGCAATATCAAAACAGGCTGATGCGCAGGTGATTATAATTGCCGCTTGCGGTGAGCGTGCAAATGAGGTTGTGGAGACCTTTGTGGAATTTCCGGAACTGGACGACCCACGTACAGGGCGCAAATTGATGGAGCGTACAGTGATTATCGCAAACACATCCAATATGCCCGTTTCGGCGCGTGAGGCTTCGGTTTACACGGCGATGACCATCGGTGAGTATTATCGTGCTATGGGTTACAAGGTTCTGTTGTTGGCAGACTCGACCTCGCGTTGGGCGCAGGCTCTGCGTGAGATGAGTAATCGCCTCGAGGAGCTGCCCGGACAGGATGCCTTCCCGATGGACTTACCGGCAATTATCTCGGCGTTCTATGCACGTGCCGGTTTCGTATATCTCAACAACGGGCAGAGCGGCTCGGTAACTTTCATTGGTACGGTTTCGCCAGCAGGTGGTAACCTCAAAGAGCCTGTTACTGAGGCTACTAAAAAGGCAGCAAGATGTTTTTACGCTCTTTCTCAGCAGCGTGCCGACTCCAAGCGTTACCCCGCTATCGACCCTCTGGATAGCTACTCGAAATATTTGGAGTATCCCGAAATTATCGAATACTTAGGCGAAAAATTTGGTAGCGACTGGGTGGGCAAAGTTAATGCGGCAAAGACTATTGTTCAGCGCGGTAAGGAGGCTTACGAGCAAATCAACATCTTGGGTGATGACGGCGTGCCGGTTGAGTACCACGACCGTTACTGGAAGTCGGAACTCATCGACTTCATAATCTTGCAGCAGGACTCCTTCGATAAGACGGACTCGAACTGCCCGATGTCACGACAGGTGTATATGTTCGACTTGGTGATGGGTATATGCAATATGGGGTTCCGGTTCTCTAATTTTGAGGAGGTTGTATCATATTACAAGAATCTGATAAACTCACTTCGTCAGATGAACTACTCACCCTTCGAGAGCGAGGAGTTCAATAAGTATCTTGCGCAAACAAAAGCTATTTTGGCTGAAAAAGAGTAA
- a CDS encoding putative secreted protein: MRNILLILYVVLSLVAAGQDAKQGVAKEEILRTNPYLQNPTNAGITVSWQTNVPCYSWVEYGLDTAHMQRAHTLIAGQVISNNKLNKIRINDLEKGKKYYYRVHSREIIEFKPYKKVFGEEYVSPFYSFSLPTDGKEEFTALVFNDLHQKRELMDALIKVVREGGVEYDFVVFNGDCIDDPSTEAQAIESISYFNDRVGASSKPVIYIRGNHEIRGAFSMDFTTLFDYAGGKSYGAFSWGDTRIVMLDCGEDKPDDHWVYYGLNDFNNFRREQVEFLNAEHASAAFKKAAKRILIHHIPLWNSPQAAENETDKYQPCTEMWGDLIAAEPYNLILNAHTHRFASFKKGAIPVVIGGGNTMNSASVMVLTNKSLECYNTNGEQILNLEI, encoded by the coding sequence ATGCGTAATATACTACTAATATTATATGTCGTTTTGTCGCTTGTGGCGGCGGGGCAGGATGCTAAGCAAGGCGTTGCGAAGGAAGAAATTCTTCGCACTAATCCCTATTTGCAAAATCCTACTAATGCGGGAATTACGGTCTCGTGGCAGACCAATGTTCCTTGTTACAGTTGGGTGGAGTATGGTTTGGATACGGCGCATATGCAGCGGGCGCACACGTTGATTGCGGGGCAGGTGATTTCAAATAACAAGCTCAATAAGATTAGAATCAACGATTTAGAAAAAGGTAAAAAGTACTATTATAGAGTTCATTCGCGGGAGATTATCGAGTTTAAGCCCTACAAAAAAGTATTCGGGGAGGAGTATGTTAGCCCTTTTTATAGTTTTTCGTTACCAACAGACGGCAAGGAAGAGTTTACGGCTCTTGTTTTCAATGATTTACATCAGAAACGCGAGTTGATGGACGCACTGATAAAGGTTGTGCGCGAGGGGGGTGTGGAGTATGATTTTGTGGTTTTTAATGGCGACTGCATCGATGACCCAAGCACTGAGGCTCAAGCTATCGAGTCTATATCATACTTCAATGATAGGGTGGGGGCGAGCTCCAAGCCTGTGATTTACATACGCGGTAATCACGAGATTCGCGGAGCATTTTCGATGGATTTCACCACACTTTTTGACTATGCAGGTGGCAAGAGTTACGGAGCGTTTTCGTGGGGAGATACGCGCATTGTGATGCTGGATTGTGGCGAGGATAAACCGGATGACCACTGGGTTTACTACGGGCTGAACGACTTCAATAATTTCCGTCGGGAGCAGGTTGAGTTTTTGAACGCAGAACACGCAAGTGCTGCATTCAAAAAGGCTGCAAAAAGAATTTTGATTCACCACATACCGCTATGGAATAGTCCGCAAGCCGCAGAAAATGAGACGGATAAATATCAACCTTGTACAGAAATGTGGGGTGATTTGATTGCGGCTGAGCCCTATAATTTGATTCTGAACGCTCACACTCACCGTTTTGCCTCTTTCAAAAAGGGTGCGATACCGGTGGTAATTGGCGGAGGAAATACGATGAATAGTGCGAGCGTGATGGTGCTGACAAACAAGAGTTTGGAGTGTTATAATACCAATGGTGAACAGATATTGAATTTAGAGATATGA
- a CDS encoding V-type ATP synthase subunit B, with protein MTAFQKIYTQLGAITKATVTLKASGVANDELATVAGRLAQVVKLAGENVTLQVFAGTEGIPTNAEVIFQGTPPTLKVSDELCGRFFNAYGLPLDGEPIQGREVEIGGPTVNPYKRKQPSELIATGIAGIDLNNTLVSGQKIPFFADPNQPFNQVMAMVALRAQVDRIILGGMGMTNDDYLFYKNVFDNAGVLDRIVSFVNTTDNPPVERLLVPDMALTAAEYFAVEKNEKVLVLLTDMTLYADALAIVSNRMDQIPSKDSMPGSLYSDLAKIYEKAVQLPGGGSITILAVTTLSSGDITHAVPDNTGYITEGQLFLRNDSEIGKVIVDPFRSLSRLKQLVIGKKTREDHPQVMNAAVRLYADAANARTKLENGFDLSDYDTRTLAFAKEYSEELLAIDVNISITEMLDTAWRLFARHFQKSEVAIKEALVEKYWVK; from the coding sequence ATGACAGCATTTCAGAAGATATACACCCAACTGGGTGCTATCACAAAAGCAACCGTAACATTGAAGGCGTCGGGAGTTGCCAACGACGAACTGGCGACCGTGGCGGGGCGTTTGGCTCAGGTGGTGAAGTTGGCGGGCGAAAACGTTACCTTGCAGGTTTTTGCGGGCACAGAAGGTATTCCGACCAATGCCGAAGTAATTTTTCAGGGAACACCACCAACGCTCAAGGTGAGTGATGAACTCTGCGGGAGGTTTTTCAATGCCTATGGTCTGCCGCTGGATGGTGAACCCATTCAAGGGCGAGAGGTGGAGATTGGCGGGCCGACGGTTAATCCCTACAAACGCAAGCAACCCTCAGAGCTTATTGCTACAGGGATTGCAGGTATCGACCTGAATAACACGCTGGTTTCGGGGCAAAAGATTCCATTCTTTGCCGACCCCAACCAACCTTTCAATCAAGTGATGGCGATGGTTGCTTTGAGGGCGCAGGTAGACCGTATCATACTCGGCGGTATGGGTATGACCAATGATGACTACCTTTTCTATAAGAATGTTTTTGACAATGCCGGAGTTTTGGATAGAATCGTTTCGTTTGTGAACACGACCGATAATCCGCCTGTTGAGCGTCTTCTTGTGCCCGATATGGCATTGACGGCGGCTGAGTATTTTGCAGTGGAAAAGAACGAGAAGGTGCTCGTACTGCTCACCGATATGACCCTCTATGCCGATGCTTTGGCGATTGTGAGTAACCGTATGGACCAGATTCCGTCCAAGGACTCTATGCCCGGCTCGCTATATTCGGATTTGGCAAAAATTTACGAAAAGGCGGTGCAGTTGCCCGGTGGCGGTTCGATTACCATTTTGGCGGTTACGACACTCTCCTCGGGAGACATCACCCACGCTGTGCCCGACAACACGGGATATATCACTGAGGGTCAGTTGTTCTTGCGTAATGATTCGGAAATTGGGAAGGTTATTGTAGACCCATTCCGCTCGCTTTCTCGTCTAAAACAACTTGTGATTGGTAAGAAAACACGCGAAGACCATCCGCAGGTGATGAATGCTGCCGTGCGTCTTTATGCCGATGCTGCAAATGCGCGCACGAAGCTCGAAAACGGTTTCGACCTTTCGGACTATGACACTCGAACATTGGCTTTTGCCAAGGAGTACTCTGAGGAGCTGTTGGCAATAGACGTAAACATCTCTATTACAGAGATGTTAGATACGGCTTGGAGGCTCTTTGCCAGACATTTCCAAAAGTCGGAGGTGGCTATCAAAGAGGCTTTGGTTGAGAAGTACTGGGTGAAGTAA
- a CDS encoding Lipid-A-disaccharide synthase produces the protein MKYYIIAGEASGDLHGSNLIKGLKEADPQAQFRFWGGDLMEQAADTKPVKHYKESSIMGYLEVLMNLRKIVGFLRDCQRDVKAWQPDVLILIDYPGFNFKMAKFAKANGIKTFYYIAPKVWAWKEGRVKLIQKYVDELFVIFPFEVDYFRKFSIEAHYFGNPLMDSVSERGEVEKDNIVALVAGSRKHEIDHNLPTMVEISRAFPDYRFVVTAVPWLDKAIYDKYLIGSNVEYICNETYSTIARSRAALVTSGTATLETALLGVPQVVCFRGPAVSMWIAARLVKLKWISLVNLVMNRTVVTELIQSDFTVGKGCDELRAILPGGSKIDKISADYKELYAKIGSAGASQRVAKEMYGQLAKR, from the coding sequence ATGAAATACTACATAATAGCAGGTGAAGCGAGTGGTGATTTGCACGGCTCGAATCTGATAAAAGGGTTAAAAGAGGCTGACCCACAAGCTCAATTTAGATTTTGGGGTGGAGACCTTATGGAGCAAGCCGCTGACACTAAACCGGTGAAGCACTACAAAGAGAGCTCCATAATGGGCTATTTGGAGGTGTTGATGAATTTACGCAAAATTGTAGGTTTTTTGCGTGATTGCCAGCGGGATGTCAAAGCGTGGCAACCCGACGTGCTCATTTTGATTGACTACCCCGGTTTCAACTTCAAAATGGCAAAGTTTGCAAAAGCCAACGGCATCAAAACCTTCTACTATATCGCCCCCAAGGTGTGGGCGTGGAAAGAGGGACGGGTGAAACTTATCCAAAAGTATGTAGATGAGCTGTTTGTTATTTTCCCTTTCGAGGTGGACTATTTCCGAAAATTCTCAATCGAAGCGCACTACTTCGGAAATCCGCTGATGGATTCTGTGTCAGAGCGGGGCGAAGTGGAAAAGGATAATATCGTAGCATTGGTTGCAGGTAGTCGTAAACACGAGATAGACCATAACCTACCTACGATGGTTGAGATTAGCCGTGCCTTTCCCGACTACAGATTTGTAGTTACGGCTGTACCTTGGTTAGATAAAGCAATATATGACAAATATCTAATCGGTAGTAACGTAGAGTATATCTGTAACGAAACATACTCTACCATTGCCCGTTCGCGAGCCGCGCTTGTTACTTCCGGAACGGCAACTTTGGAGACTGCACTGTTGGGAGTTCCGCAAGTGGTCTGTTTCCGGGGACCGGCAGTGTCTATGTGGATAGCTGCTCGATTGGTGAAACTAAAATGGATTTCACTTGTCAATCTTGTAATGAATCGCACGGTAGTTACCGAGTTGATACAAAGCGATTTCACTGTCGGCAAAGGCTGCGATGAGTTGCGTGCAATTCTGCCCGGCGGCTCTAAAATAGACAAAATTTCAGCAGACTATAAAGAGCTTTACGCTAAAATAGGCTCGGCAGGAGCTTCGCAACGGGTGGCAAAAGAGATGTATGGACAACTAGCAAAACGATGA
- a CDS encoding V-type ATP synthase subunit E: MENKLQQLTDKLYNEGLQKGQKEAQEVLENARKQAERIIADAKAEATRIVEDATRAAAELKTNTHNEIRLAATQTMSSLRAQIEGMVVAEVVTPQVSAAWKDGEFVKSMILSAVGAFNPTVGEVKLVVPETMVSEVKSALAHKFASGVEVVTDARVKVPFRIAPADGSYYVSFTDVDFTNLIKAYIRPKVAELLFGAKDE; encoded by the coding sequence ATGGAAAATAAATTGCAACAGCTCACCGACAAGCTATACAATGAAGGTCTGCAAAAGGGGCAAAAAGAGGCTCAAGAGGTGCTTGAGAATGCCAGAAAGCAAGCCGAAAGGATTATTGCCGATGCCAAAGCCGAGGCTACACGCATTGTAGAGGATGCTACGCGTGCGGCAGCAGAGCTTAAAACTAATACTCACAACGAGATACGTTTGGCAGCTACTCAGACAATGAGTTCGTTGCGTGCTCAAATCGAGGGAATGGTTGTGGCAGAGGTTGTTACGCCTCAGGTTTCGGCTGCTTGGAAAGATGGTGAGTTTGTTAAGAGTATGATTTTGAGTGCTGTGGGTGCGTTCAATCCTACGGTGGGCGAAGTCAAGTTGGTTGTGCCCGAGACTATGGTTAGCGAGGTGAAATCGGCTCTGGCTCACAAATTTGCGTCAGGTGTGGAGGTCGTGACCGATGCCCGCGTGAAAGTTCCGTTCCGCATAGCTCCCGCCGATGGCAGCTACTATGTGAGCTTTACGGATGTGGACTTCACCAATTTGATTAAGGCGTACATTCGTCCCAAAGTTGCTGAACTACTTTTTGGTGCAAAAGATGAATAA
- a CDS encoding tRNA (Guanine37-N1)-methyltransferase yields the protein MRIDIITLHPALLDGALSESIIKRAREKGLAEIVIHNLRDWCDDMRRTADDYPFGGEAGMVMKIEPIYKCITELKSQRHYDEIIYTSPDGIQYNQGEANRLSLLDNIIILCGHYKGVDHRVREHLITREISIGDYVLTGGELAAAVITDSVVRIIPGAIGDEASALTDSFQDGLLAPPVYTRPAEFNGWSVPEVLLSGHFAKIDEWQQEQAMERTKLLRPDLLK from the coding sequence ATGAGAATTGATATTATCACTCTCCACCCCGCACTTCTGGATGGTGCTCTGAGTGAATCTATTATAAAGCGTGCACGCGAAAAGGGGCTGGCAGAGATTGTCATCCACAACTTGCGTGATTGGTGCGATGATATGCGCCGCACAGCGGACGACTACCCCTTTGGCGGAGAGGCGGGAATGGTGATGAAAATTGAACCCATATATAAGTGCATAACCGAATTGAAGAGTCAGCGTCACTATGACGAAATAATATATACTTCACCCGATGGTATTCAGTACAATCAGGGTGAGGCAAATCGGTTGTCTCTATTGGATAATATAATCATCCTTTGTGGGCACTATAAGGGTGTAGACCACCGCGTTCGGGAGCACCTGATAACGCGTGAAATTTCCATAGGCGATTACGTGCTCACGGGTGGCGAGTTGGCGGCGGCAGTAATTACGGACAGTGTTGTGAGGATAATCCCAGGGGCTATTGGCGACGAGGCTTCGGCACTGACTGACAGCTTTCAGGATGGTCTGCTCGCCCCGCCTGTCTACACACGCCCTGCCGAATTTAACGGATGGAGCGTACCCGAAGTGCTGCTTTCGGGACACTTTGCCAAGATTGACGAGTGGCAGCAGGAGCAGGCAATGGAGCGCACAAAATTATTGAGACCCGATTTATTGAAATGA
- a CDS encoding Septum formation protein Maf, translating into MLLHSKLKDKTIILASASPRRRELMAMAELPFTLADKYEVDETFPADMPAAEVPIYLAMKKSCAYPHPLGANDILITADTVVIVNEDVIGKPVDEKDAVRMIHKISGVAHDVITGVVIRTNEKIHQFDAISKVWLRKLEDEEIDYYVEKYAPMDKAGAYGIQEWIGCTAIERIEGSFYNVMGLPIQKLYQELKKI; encoded by the coding sequence ATGTTGTTACACAGTAAATTAAAAGACAAAACAATTATCCTCGCCTCAGCCTCACCGCGTCGTCGCGAGTTGATGGCGATGGCTGAGTTGCCCTTTACGCTCGCCGATAAATATGAGGTTGATGAGACTTTTCCTGCGGATATGCCTGCGGCGGAAGTCCCTATCTATTTGGCAATGAAAAAGTCCTGTGCCTATCCTCACCCCCTCGGTGCAAATGATATTCTTATTACAGCAGATACGGTAGTGATTGTAAATGAAGATGTTATCGGCAAGCCTGTGGATGAGAAAGATGCTGTAAGGATGATTCACAAAATCAGCGGAGTGGCTCACGATGTGATTACGGGGGTTGTGATACGAACCAACGAAAAAATACATCAGTTTGACGCCATTTCAAAAGTTTGGCTCAGGAAGCTCGAAGACGAAGAGATTGATTACTATGTAGAAAAGTATGCGCCAATGGACAAGGCGGGAGCTTACGGGATTCAGGAGTGGATAGGTTGCACGGCGATTGAACGAATCGAGGGGTCGTTCTATAACGTGATGGGGTTGCCGATTCAGAAACTTTACCAAGAACTTAAAAAGATATAA
- a CDS encoding Fumarylacetoacetate hydrolase family protein: protein MKIICIGMNYHEHIRELGSATPTVPIFFMKPDTALLRNNEPFYLPSFSDDVQYECELVVRINRVVKAIDEKFAHRCYDEIGLGIDFTARDLQTQYKNAGLPWEICKAFDHSAAVAPQFIPKGELPEVITFTMDLNGIRKQTGVTSDMIFGIDKVISYVSQFITLKIGDLIFTGTPVGVETLKIGDRITAKLEGRTLLDFEIK, encoded by the coding sequence ATGAAAATTATCTGCATAGGAATGAATTATCACGAGCATATTCGTGAATTGGGTAGCGCAACACCCACAGTGCCAATCTTTTTTATGAAGCCCGACACGGCTCTGCTACGCAATAACGAGCCTTTCTACCTGCCATCATTCTCCGACGATGTGCAGTATGAGTGCGAATTGGTGGTGCGCATTAATCGTGTTGTTAAGGCGATTGACGAAAAATTTGCTCATAGATGTTATGACGAGATTGGTCTGGGCATCGACTTCACGGCGCGCGACCTGCAAACGCAATACAAAAATGCGGGTCTGCCCTGGGAAATTTGCAAGGCGTTTGACCATTCGGCAGCCGTGGCACCCCAATTTATTCCCAAAGGCGAACTGCCTGAGGTGATCACCTTTACGATGGATTTGAACGGCATCCGCAAACAGACGGGGGTAACCTCGGATATGATTTTTGGAATAGATAAGGTTATAAGCTATGTTTCTCAGTTTATTACATTGAAAATTGGGGATTTGATTTTCACGGGTACGCCCGTTGGAGTTGAGACTTTGAAAATAGGCGACCGCATAACCGCCAAGCTCGAAGGGCGAACATTGCTGGATTTTGAAATAAAATAG